A single region of the Rattus rattus isolate New Zealand chromosome 8, Rrattus_CSIRO_v1, whole genome shotgun sequence genome encodes:
- the LOC116907773 gene encoding olfactory receptor 151-like, with translation MAAENHSTVTEFILGGLTHRPELQLPLFLLFLGIYTVTMVGNLGMITLIGLNTQLHTPMYFFLSNLSLVDLCYSSVITPKMLINFVSQRNLISYVGCMSQLYFFLVFVIAECYMLTVMAYDRYVAICHPLLYNIIMSPALCSLLVAFVYAMGLIGSTIETGLMLKLNYCEVLISHYFCDILPLMKLSCSSTYDVEMAVFFLAGFNIVVTSLTVLISYAFILSSILHISSTEGRSKAFSTCSSHFAAVGLFYGSTAFMYLKPSTASSLAQENVASVFYTTVIPMLNPLIYSLRNKEVKAALDKTLKRKLF, from the coding sequence ATGGCTGCAGAAAATCACTCTACAGTGACAGAGTTCATCCTCGGGGGGCTAACTCACAGGCCAGAGCTCCAGctacccctcttcctcctcttcctgggaaTCTACACGGTCACCATGGTAGGAAACCTGGGCATGATCACCCTGATTGGACTCAACACACAGcttcacacccccatgtacttcttcctcagcaacCTGTCACTCGTGGATCTCTGCTACTCCTCTGTCATTACCCCGAAAATGCTCATCAACTTTGTGTCCCAAAGAAACCTCATCTCCTATGTGGGGTGCATGTCTCAGCTATATTTCTTCCTGGTTTTTGTCATTGCTGAGTGTTACATGCTCACTGTGATGGCCTacgaccgctatgtggccatctgccacCCCTTGCTTTATAACATCATCATGtctcctgccctctgctctctgctggtGGCTTTTGTCTATGCCATGGGACTCATTGGCTCAACAATAGAGACTGGCCTCATGTTGAAACTAAACTATTGTGAGGTCCTCATCAGCCACTACTTCTGTGACATCCTCCCCCTCATGAAGCTTTCCTGCTCTAGTACCTATGATGTAGAGATGGCTGTCTTCTTTTTAGCTGGGTTCAACATTGTCGTCACAAGCTTAACCGTACTCATTTCCTATGCATTCATCCTGTCCAGCATCCTTCACATCAGCTCCACTGAGGGCAGGTCCAAAGCCTTCAGCACCTGCAGCTCCCACTTTGCAGCTGTGGGCTTGTTCTATGGCTCCACCGCATTCATGTACTTAAAGCCTTCCACAGCTAGCTCCCTGGCCCAGGAGAATGTAGCCTCTGTGTTCTACACCACAGTGATCCCCATGCTCAACCCgctcatctacagcctgaggaacaaggaaGTGAAGGCTGCACTGGACAAAACACTAAAGAGAAAACTCTTTTGA